Within the Setaria viridis chromosome 3, Setaria_viridis_v4.0, whole genome shotgun sequence genome, the region CAACCCTGGATCTCAGATGCCTATAGGGAAGACGATGGACAGAAGACGCACTGAAGCTTCCAGCAAGGGGAAGGAGGCCATGTCAGAAGTCTCGTCCAATAGCTCTATCGGCGCATAAGGCGACCCGAAGCTGCTGAAATGATCTTGTCTTTTGTTGATTACTTGGGTTTTCTTTGGAGCCGCTTGATTAGTGCCTCTATAATGAACTTTGTTATATTATCCCTTGAACCTCTTATGGCTCCTCTTACTAGTGGTCGGTTATGTTCTTTGACAGATTTTGGGCTATATGTGCTTCAGACTTTTGTTCATCAGTGGTGCCTTGTTTATACTCCTTTTGCTTTTTGCCTCCTATGCTTCACTAAGCTAGGCGTAAAGGCACAGATGACTCATCTCTTCGTTTAAATGACTGCTAAAAGATCTTGGAATATTCTGTCTTGGAATGTGAGGGGTATCAACTCTGTGACTAGATGGAATGCCATCAGAAGCAAAATAGCTGAATCTAAGTCTGATATTATTTGCTTACGAGAAACTAAAAGAGACTCTTTCTCTGAAGCCTATCTTAGGAACTTCTGCTGCTCAAAATTTAACCAGTACGATTTTGTTCCATCAAATGGGAATTCAGGAGGTCTGTTGGTCATTTGGAACAATGACAAACTCAGAGGTGAACCTCTCTTTCAGAATAGATTTGCTCAGTCCATCGAGTTCCATTGCAAGTTCTCCGGGGACTCCTGGATTATAACAAACATCTACGCACCCTGTACCCCAGAAGGAAAATCTGAGTTTTTAAGATGGTTCAAACGAATTGACATGCCGGATGAGGAACGTTGGTTAGTTGTGGGGGATTTCAATCTTTTAAGAAGGCTGGAAAACAGAAACAAACCAGGGGGCAATCTTCAGGATATGTTCCTCTTCAACGACGCCATCAGCCGTTTAAGCCTGAACGAAATTCAATTAAAAGGAGGGAAATACACCTGGACTAACAAACAAGTCAGTCCCCTTCTGGAGAGATTAGACTGGtttttttcttcctcatccTGGATCCCCAAATACCCCAATACCAGCGCCTCTATCCTCTCCAGAGATTCATCGGACCATAACCCATGTGTAATTTCAGTTTCAAACCACATGCCAGTACACCAACTGTTCCGATTTGAAAACTATTGGTTGCATCATGAGCAATTCCCAGCACTCTTGCAAAGAGGATGGAACTACGATCCCCCTTACAGTCACAAGGCTAGGATCATTGGAGCTAAGTTCAAGAATCTAAGAAAGGAGCTAAGATCTTGGAAATCAGATCTACAAAGTTTAGCTAAAACTATTTAAAACACCAAAGATGTGCTTCTCTTCCTTGATGTCATGGAAGAATTCAGAGACCTATCTCTGGATGAATGGAATTTCAGGGGCGTAATTTCATCACATTTGACCTCTCTTTTACAACAACAGAAGATTTACTGGAAGCAGAGAAGCTCTATCAATTGGGTTAAACTGGGAGATGTACTCACTTCTTTCATGCAAGAGCCTCTATTAGAAATAAACTCAATCATATTACCTGCCTGCAAGATCAAAATGGTCAGCAAATAAAGGATCACCACGCCAAAGCCACCTTGCTGTGGGAAGCCTTCAGAGACAGAATGGGAAGAAGCAATTTCTCTCACATGTACTTTGATCTCCAATCTCTTCTAACTCCCTCAGATCACCTGGATCTGTTAGAAACACCCTTTTCAAGACAAGAAATTGATCGTATTATTAAGGATTTACCTGCCAACAAATCCCCTGGTCCAGATGGTTTTAATGGTGAATTTATAAAGAAATGCTGGCATCTGATAGCTCATGATTTCTACTCTCTTTGCGATGCCTTTTATGATGGGGAAGTATGTGTAAGGAGTATCAATTCTTCATATATCACTCTCATCCCGAAAAAGGACTGTCCCGTGGAGGTGGGGGAGTTCAGACCAATATCTCTCCTTAACTCATCAATCAAGCTTCTCACCAAAATTCTAGCTGAGAGACTTCAGAAGGTCATCCCAAGGCTGGTTCATAAAAACCAATATGGTTTCATCAGGTCCAGAAGCATCCAGGATTGCCTGGCTTGGGCCTTTGAGTTCTTACACATCTGTAAAGCCTCTAGGAAGGATCTTGTCATTCTTAAATTGGACTTTGAAAAGGCCTTTGACAAAATAGAGCATCGGGCAATATTGGAAATCCTAAAACATAAAGGTTTCGGGAACAGATGGATCAAATGGATCGAAAGTATTCTTACCTCAGGAACCTCTTCGGTAATTTTGAATGGGGTACCTGGGAAAGTTTTCCATTGCAAAAGGGGAGTCAGACAAGATGATCCACTTTCCCCGCTCCTCTTTGTGTTAGCGGCAGACCTCCTGCAGTCCATTCTCAACAAAGCCAAAGAGGAAGGTAGGATTAGACTACCCATTGAGAACGGGGCGGGCACGGATTTTCCAGTTAttcaatatgcagatgacaccctGTTAATCATGGAAGCATATCAGAGTCAACTCCTACACTTAAAATCCATCCTAGACATGTTTGCAGAATCCACTGGCCTGAAGGTCAACTTTGCCAAAACAGTTATGGTCCCCATCAACACAAGTCCAGAAATCCTGCATGACCTTGCTAACTTGCTCAATTGTCAAGCTGGCTCCCTCCCCTTTACCTATCTTGGCCTGCCCCTGGGAATGACCAAACCGAAGATTGAGGATTTTCTTCCCGTTATTAAGaaggtagaaaggaagttgGGTGGTATTTCTACCATGTTATCTCAAGGAGGAAAGTTACAACTTGTCAATTCGGTCTTAACATCAACGGTAATGTTTCACATGGCTACCTTCAAGCTTCCAAAAGGGGTCACTGCCCAGATTGATAAATTTAGAAAGCACTACCTTTGGCGAGGTTCGGATTTGACATCTAGGAAACCATCTAAAGCGGCTTGGCCTTTGGTGTGCCTGCCCAAGAAACAAGGGGGTTTGGGGGTCATCAGCATCAACACTCAAAATGAAGCCCTCCTGCTCAAATTCCTGCATAAATTTTTCTCTAAAGTAGATACTCCTTGGGTACATCTTCTCTGGGAAAGCTATTACCAACATGGTAACCTCCCTAGAGGGCGTAGGAAAGGTTCCTTCTGGTGGCGAGACATAGTGAAACCCATTGACCTATACAAGGGGATAGCTTCTGCTAGAGTTTCAGATGGTAGTACAATTTTGTTCTGGAAGGATACTTGGAACAATCATCTCCTATCCCGTGATCTTCCACAGCTAGCTTCCTTTGCAAAAGATGAAAGAATCACACTCAAGGAGGTTTTACAAGGCCATTTGATCAATACAGTGCATCTTCCTTTGTCAGCAGAGGCACATGGACAGTTTGCATAATTACAAGAAATCTTACAACAGATTGACAATCCACAGCCTCAAGACCTATGGGTTTACAACTGGGGTAATCCTATCTTCTCAGCTTCCAAGACATACAAAACCCTCATCGGAGAAAGAGGAGCTCACCCGATCCACAGTTGGCTATGGAGATCCAAATGTCAAAACAagcacaaagttttcttttggcTACTTATCAAAGACAGAGTTAATACCAAAGATGTCCTAAGCAGGAGGTCCATGGTTTTGGAATCCACAACTTGCAAAATGTGCATCCTACAGAAACGTGAGACAGCAACACATCTCTTCCTGCGATGCAATTTTGCTAAGGCCTGTTGGTGCTCGGTTGGCATCACTTACCCCTCCACTAGATCGGCCACCTCCATCTTCAATAGTATTCGAAGACAGCTACTTTTACCTTTCTCTATGGAAATCATAATTCTCATGACTTGGAGTATTTGGACAACCAGAAATGATTGGACTTTCAATAATGTGGCTccgacgatcagggacgtcacAAGGAAATTTGTTTCAGAATTTCGTCTGGTAGCTCTTCATAGGGCTAGGACCCATTTGCAGCTCCTTATGTTAGACTGGGTAGACGCTTTGTAACTTGCTATTTGAActcctttttctccctctcctttctctGTTTTAGTCTTTTGTTCTTTttgctttgtttttgttttgtacTTGTTTTAACTCAtttatataatcagtagggtcaccctcctgtttcttcaaaaaaaaaactaataggCCTGTAGTCTGATGGTGACTTTGGCTGCTGTCCCTTGGGTAACAAAGTGATGAGTGCCCCATTAAGTTTGTGCAGTCGACCGCAAGCTACTCTGTAGAAGGCATCGAAAGCGGCCAGGATGTCTTCTTTGATCACTGATCAAGCCGATTTGTAAAATTCTGCAGTAAAGCCATCGGGGCCTGGAGACTTTTTATTGGGCAGCATTTTTATGGTGGCCCAGATTTCTTGCTCAGAGAATGGGGCATCTAAGTGTGTCAGATCAAGCTGCTGGACGCCAAGGGATTGCAGATCAATCACCTCGCTACGCTGCACGGCCGTTCCCATGATGCGTTTGAAGTAAGCATAGAGCATCTCCTCTTTTTCATCATGGGTGAAAGCAACAGATCCCTCATATTCCAATTTTGCTATGAACCTTTTCCTCGTTCTGTGGCTGCATTGCATATGGAACAGCCTAGAACTGGCATCCCCATCCCGAAGGTATATTATTCTCGATCGTAATCTGGCAATAGTCCTCTGTAATGATAGGAGGCCCAGCATCTTGCGCTTGAGGTCTTTTCTCAAACTACTTTCTTGAGAGGTTACTGCTCTGTGTTCCTGTGCAGCATCCAGCCACGAAATTATAGCCCTGGCAATGAGAATTTGGTTCCTGACATTCCCCACCGATTTCTGACTCCAACTGTCCAGCTCTCTCGCAGTGTTTTTGAATTTAATATCTAACCTTGTGAAAGGGTCAGTAACAGTTGACGGGCAGACCCACCCTTTAGCCACGGCCTCCAGGTACCCAGGTAATTTTAGCCACCAAGACTCGAAATGGAACCTGCGCTTGTTGGTGAACAGTGAATGTGTTGCAAGGTGCAAGGGACAGTGATCAGACATGTCTGAAGAGAGAGCTTGAAGGAAAGAGGAGGGGAAGTTAGCTTCCCACTCGACTGAAACGATCACTCGGTCAAGCCTCGCCATGGTGGGTTGAGAGCGTTCATTGCTCCATGTGTATTTCCGACCGCGTAGGTAAACATCTTTTAGTTGTAGGTCATCAGGGAGGCGTCTGAATCTTGCCAATGTTCTACGGTTTGTTGTTTCTATGTTTCTATCTTCGGCCTCCAGTACCATGTTGAAGTCCCCTGCAATAACCCACATTGGCGTGACCATAGTATGCACCATTCTAAGTTCATTGAGGAAATCGATCTTGTCAGCTTCAGCTTGTGGGCCATAAACATTGGTGAGACACCAGTGGTCGGAAGAGCCAGTCGTACTGATGGTGACAGTGACCGAAAAACGCCCAATGTGAAGTGTGGTGCAAGATAGGTCTGGCCCTTTGCATGCCGTCAATATCCCCCCGCTGGCCCCAATTGATGGTGCGAAGGCGTAAGAGGTGAAGGAACTTCCAAGCATTTCAGATACAAGAAATGGAGAAATTGAAGCAACTTTTGTTTCTTGAACACAGACGATCGTGGCTCTAGTCTCACGCGAGACATCACGCAAAACGTCTCGTCGGCAACGTGCGTTCAACCCACGCACGTTCCAAACCAGGACATTCTGGTTTGTATCTTGCATGAAGATAGACAGCAACCCAAGGCAATGATGCTTCCGGCGTCAGTCATCAGGCACCGGCTGCTTGGCCAGCAATCTGCAATAGATCATTA harbors:
- the LOC140222181 gene encoding uncharacterized protein, which encodes MARLDRVIVSVEWEANFPSSFLQALSSDMSDHCPLHLATHSLFTNKRRFHFESWWLKLPGYLEAVAKGWVCPSTVTDPFTRLDIKFKNTARELDSWSQKSVGNVRNQILIARAIISWLDAAQEHRAVTSQESSLRKDLKRKMLGLLSLQRTIARLRSRIIYLRDGDASSRLFHMQCSHRTRKRFIAKLEYEGSVAFTHDEKEEMLYAYFKRIMGTAVQRSEVIDLQSLGVQQLDLTHLDAPFSEQEIWATIKMLPNKKSPGPDGFTAEFYKSA